The sequence TTTGAGATGAATTTACCCACATCCAGCCGACTGCAATTAACTCCCGATTTAAACATTTGTCGCCTTTTAAATGGAATGTGGCAAGTATCGGGCGCACATGGAAGAATTAACCCCAACCAAGCCATTAAAAAGATGTTTGATTATCTGGATGCAGGGTTGACAACTTGGGATTTAGCAGACCATTATGGTCCTGCGGAAGACTTTATTGGTGAGTTTCGGCGACAACTGGCGGCGACTCGTAGAGAGGAAGCGTTAACGCAAATTCAAGCTTTTACAAAATGGGTTCCTCGCCCGATGAAAATGACAAAGAAATTTGTTGAGGAAAATATCGATATTTCGCGCAAAAGAATGGGTGTAGAAAGCCTAGATTTAATGCAGTTTCATTGGTGGGAATATCGGGATAAAAATTATTTAGATGCCCTTAAATTTATGGCGGAACTTCAGGAAGAGGGGAAGATTAAACATTTAGCTTTGACTAATTTTGATACCGAACATTTGCAAATTATTACCGATGCAGGAATTCAAATTGTTTCAAATCAGGTACAATTTTCCTTAATCGATCGCCGTCCGTTGGTGAAAATGAGCGATTATTGTCAAGAAAATGGGATTAAACTGTTAGCTTATGGTACTCTTGGCGGTGGTTTAATCAGTGAGAAATATATAGGAGAAAAAGAACCA comes from Oscillatoria salina IIICB1 and encodes:
- a CDS encoding aldo/keto reductase; translated protein: MNLPTSSRLQLTPDLNICRLLNGMWQVSGAHGRINPNQAIKKMFDYLDAGLTTWDLADHYGPAEDFIGEFRRQLAATRREEALTQIQAFTKWVPRPMKMTKKFVEENIDISRKRMGVESLDLMQFHWWEYRDKNYLDALKFMAELQEEGKIKHLALTNFDTEHLQIITDAGIQIVSNQVQFSLIDRRPLVKMSDYCQENGIKLLAYGTLGGGLISEKYIGEKEPGRFALKTASLQKYKNMVDGWGGWNLFQELLVVVKEIADKHSVSMANVAVRWVLEQPAVAGAIVGARLGIAEHIEDNVRVFNFELDEEDYTKLDSIAAKSRDLFELIGDCGDEYRR